Proteins co-encoded in one Kocuria flava genomic window:
- a CDS encoding adenylate/guanylate cyclase domain-containing protein, giving the protein MASEDPEHEGGPSVGPQTQQLNLNLHNPVQANLYRSAEAKAAVRALERTLLGSERALRRREAARRGGLSLLSARKVWRALGFPNVSDDDVWFTEQDSEALRVLSTMVLEEKITEEAALSLVRSIGQMTDRMVVWQVEALVEDMVINEGMTDAAARRELLHLLPDLIDAVEQLLVYSWRRQMNAAVQRLAMRVERPDGSTATGPVADESGAAILPLARGVGFADLVSYTALSRQMNERTLAHLVQRFENLCAEVISVGGGRLIKTIGDEVMFLAESPEGGALISLALARAIREDPDLPQARVAFVWGRVLPRLGDIYGPTVNLASRLVSLTEPGSVLVDASTAAVLAGDDRFILLPQPTRNVRGFGDVQPVLLSQGSGPGLEVDLE; this is encoded by the coding sequence GTGGCCAGTGAGGACCCGGAGCACGAGGGCGGGCCGTCGGTCGGCCCCCAGACGCAGCAGCTGAACCTGAACCTGCACAACCCCGTCCAGGCCAACCTCTACCGCTCGGCCGAGGCCAAGGCGGCCGTGCGGGCGCTCGAGCGGACCCTGCTGGGCTCCGAGCGCGCCCTGCGCCGGCGCGAGGCCGCCCGCCGCGGCGGGCTCTCGCTGCTGTCGGCGCGCAAGGTCTGGCGCGCCCTGGGCTTCCCGAACGTCAGCGACGACGACGTCTGGTTCACGGAGCAGGACTCCGAGGCGCTGCGGGTGCTCTCGACCATGGTCCTCGAGGAGAAGATCACCGAGGAGGCCGCGCTGTCCCTGGTGCGCTCGATCGGGCAGATGACCGACCGCATGGTGGTGTGGCAGGTCGAGGCGCTCGTGGAGGACATGGTCATCAACGAAGGGATGACCGACGCCGCCGCCCGCCGCGAGCTGCTGCACCTGCTGCCCGACCTCATCGACGCCGTCGAGCAGCTGCTCGTCTACTCGTGGCGGAGGCAGATGAACGCCGCGGTGCAGCGCCTGGCGATGCGCGTGGAGCGCCCCGACGGGTCCACGGCCACCGGGCCCGTGGCCGACGAGAGCGGCGCGGCGATCCTGCCGCTGGCCCGCGGGGTGGGCTTCGCCGACCTCGTCTCCTACACGGCCCTGTCCCGGCAGATGAACGAGCGGACCCTGGCCCACCTCGTCCAGCGCTTCGAGAACCTGTGCGCCGAGGTGATCTCGGTGGGCGGGGGCCGGCTGATCAAGACCATCGGGGACGAGGTGATGTTCCTCGCCGAGAGCCCCGAGGGGGGCGCCCTGATCTCCCTGGCCCTGGCCCGCGCCATCCGCGAGGACCCCGACCTGCCCCAGGCACGCGTGGCCTTCGTGTGGGGCCGGGTGCTGCCGCGCCTGGGCGACATCTACGGGCCCACGGTCAACCTCGCCTCCCGGCTCGTCTCCCTCACGGAGCCGGGCTCCGTGCTCGTCGACGCCTCGACGGCGGCGGTGCTCGCCGGCGACGACCGCTTCATCCTCCTGCCCCAGCCCACGCGCAACGTGCGGGGCTTCGGGGACGTCCAGCCGGTCCTGCTCTCCCAGGGCTCCGGACCCGGGCTGGAGGTCGACCTCGAGTGA